In Chryseobacterium oranimense, a single window of DNA contains:
- the gldK gene encoding gliding motility lipoprotein GldK: MKRIFLLLLSASVASVSCSGGGSSSVGKPGTKGELIPREKTKSFVAERPYGMVGIPAGSFVAGLADQDPTNTPEKASLKTVTVSSFFMDEAETTNAEYRVFINYVRDSIARTLLAEAAGEGGEEGGRKGASIGDYAYLAKKEENLTPYQEYLEGQGGREDGGYDPTKKLDWKIPLHWSTGKYPDVEYAEVLESMYLPASSRIGNERILDVSKLKYSYQWGDMDAALADNERGANYLKSSSIAIYPDTTVWVKDFHFAYNEPLFEQYFWHKAYKDYPVVGVTWDQARAYCNFRSKLKTDYNESLKRKKQRPMQFRLPTEIEWEYAARGGMQNATYPWGGPYLMDDRGCYLANFKPKRGNYMEDDKKGTYTYTAPVKKFKKNGFGLFDMAGNVSEWTESAYNNSSYGFSSTLNPSTKNKVDTKKSVRGGSWKDIGYALMTGARDWERKDSARSYIGFRTVQDIPEAAVKPRRVNRN, encoded by the coding sequence ATGAAAAGGATATTTCTTTTATTATTGTCTGCGTCGGTAGCATCAGTATCTTGTTCAGGTGGTGGCAGTTCTTCTGTAGGGAAGCCTGGAACAAAAGGAGAATTGATACCAAGAGAAAAAACGAAATCATTTGTTGCGGAAAGACCATACGGAATGGTCGGTATTCCAGCAGGTTCATTTGTTGCTGGTCTTGCAGATCAGGATCCAACAAACACACCTGAAAAAGCTTCATTGAAAACTGTTACTGTTTCCTCATTCTTTATGGATGAAGCGGAAACTACCAATGCAGAATACAGAGTATTTATCAATTATGTAAGAGATTCCATTGCGAGAACTCTGCTGGCCGAAGCTGCTGGGGAAGGCGGTGAAGAAGGCGGACGTAAAGGCGCAAGCATTGGAGACTATGCATATCTTGCTAAAAAAGAAGAAAATTTAACACCTTATCAAGAATATTTAGAAGGCCAGGGAGGAAGAGAAGACGGAGGCTATGATCCAACCAAAAAACTAGACTGGAAAATCCCTTTGCACTGGAGTACTGGAAAGTATCCTGATGTAGAGTATGCAGAAGTTTTGGAATCTATGTATCTGCCTGCTTCTTCCAGAATAGGAAACGAAAGAATTTTAGACGTTAGTAAACTAAAATACAGCTACCAGTGGGGAGATATGGATGCGGCACTTGCTGACAACGAAAGAGGAGCCAATTACCTTAAGAGTTCAAGCATTGCCATCTATCCGGATACTACAGTGTGGGTAAAAGACTTCCACTTTGCTTACAACGAACCATTGTTTGAACAGTATTTCTGGCACAAGGCCTACAAAGATTATCCTGTAGTTGGGGTAACCTGGGATCAGGCAAGAGCTTACTGTAACTTCAGATCTAAACTGAAAACAGATTATAACGAAAGCTTAAAAAGAAAAAAACAAAGACCAATGCAGTTCCGTCTTCCTACAGAAATCGAGTGGGAATATGCTGCCAGAGGCGGAATGCAAAATGCTACTTACCCTTGGGGTGGTCCATACTTAATGGATGACAGAGGTTGCTATCTTGCCAACTTCAAACCTAAGAGAGGTAACTACATGGAAGACGATAAAAAAGGTACTTATACATATACAGCTCCAGTAAAGAAATTTAAGAAAAATGGATTTGGGTTATTTGATATGGCTGGAAACGTTTCTGAATGGACAGAATCTGCGTATAACAACTCTTCTTATGGATTCTCTTCTACGTTAAATCCTTCTACTAAAAATAAGGTGGATACGAAGAAATCTGTAAGAGGTGGATCTTGGAAAGATATAGGATATGCCCTTATGACAGGTGCTAGAGATTGGGAAAGAAAAGATTCCGCAAGAAGCTATATCGGATTCAGAACTGTACAGGATATTCCTGAAGCAGCTGTTAAGCCAAGAAGAGTTAACAGAAATTAA
- the glmS gene encoding glutamine--fructose-6-phosphate transaminase (isomerizing): protein MCGIVGYTGFQDAYDIVINGLRRLEYRGYDSAGIVLEGSNNKFEVEKTKGKVDDLVNISAQLKGTAKIGMGHTRWATHGVPSDRNSHPHLSNNGKIALVHNGIIENYDTIKTMLSEKGFIFKSETDTEVLVNLIQYFTDLKPETDFPTAVRYALNEVYGAYAITVLHEDYPGVLVVARLGSPLAIGLGDKEYFIASDASPFVEFTKEAIYLEEGHMATISLENGVDIRTINDNSRIEPEVQELKLSLEQIEKGGYEHFMLKEIFEQPKSIHDTMRGRLLVEEGVIKMAGIWDHLERFKNANRIIIIACGTSWHAGLIGEYLIEEYARIPVEVEYASEFRYRNPIITDKDVVIAISQSGETADTMAALKLAKEKGAFIYGICNVVDSSIARITDAGSYTHAGPEIGVASTKAFTAQLTILSLIALKLGKHNGNLGNAEFMSLITELNAIPKKIEEVLSTTHELTQNIAKDFIKTTNFLYLGRGYNYPAALEGALKLKEISYIHAEGYPAAEMKHGPIALIDENMPIVIIAPKKGHYDKIVSNVQEIKARKGKIIAVVNKGDQQVSSMADYVIEIPETSECFSPIVASVPLQLLAYYIAVYRGANVDQPRNLAKSVTVE from the coding sequence ATGTGCGGAATTGTAGGATATACAGGATTTCAGGATGCGTATGATATTGTAATCAACGGTCTTAGAAGATTAGAATATAGAGGATATGACAGTGCAGGGATTGTTTTGGAAGGTTCAAATAATAAATTTGAAGTGGAAAAAACAAAAGGTAAGGTTGATGATTTGGTCAATATTTCAGCACAGTTGAAAGGAACGGCTAAAATAGGGATGGGGCATACCAGATGGGCTACCCATGGGGTTCCAAGTGATAGAAACTCACACCCGCACCTTTCCAACAACGGTAAAATTGCTCTTGTACACAATGGTATTATAGAAAACTATGATACCATTAAAACAATGCTTAGCGAAAAAGGATTTATTTTTAAATCTGAAACAGATACGGAAGTTTTGGTAAATCTTATCCAGTATTTCACGGATCTTAAGCCGGAAACAGATTTCCCTACGGCAGTAAGATATGCTTTGAATGAGGTATACGGTGCATACGCTATCACTGTGCTTCATGAAGATTATCCGGGAGTATTGGTAGTGGCAAGATTAGGTTCTCCACTGGCAATCGGTCTTGGAGATAAAGAATATTTCATTGCTTCTGATGCATCTCCTTTCGTAGAATTTACCAAAGAAGCCATCTATCTTGAAGAGGGGCATATGGCTACAATTTCATTAGAAAATGGAGTAGATATCAGAACGATCAATGATAACTCAAGAATTGAACCTGAAGTTCAGGAGCTTAAATTAAGCCTGGAGCAAATTGAGAAAGGTGGGTACGAGCATTTCATGCTTAAAGAAATCTTTGAACAGCCTAAATCTATCCATGATACGATGAGAGGAAGGCTCCTTGTAGAGGAAGGTGTTATAAAAATGGCCGGAATCTGGGATCATTTGGAGAGATTCAAAAATGCCAACAGAATTATTATTATTGCCTGCGGTACGTCATGGCATGCAGGTCTTATCGGGGAATATCTTATTGAAGAATATGCAAGAATCCCTGTAGAGGTAGAATATGCATCGGAATTCAGATACAGAAACCCTATCATTACGGATAAAGATGTTGTTATTGCAATCTCCCAGTCAGGAGAAACAGCAGATACCATGGCTGCATTGAAACTGGCCAAAGAAAAAGGAGCATTTATATATGGTATATGTAACGTAGTGGACTCTTCTATTGCAAGAATTACAGATGCAGGCTCATATACTCACGCTGGTCCTGAGATCGGGGTAGCTTCAACTAAAGCATTTACTGCACAGCTTACTATTCTTAGTTTAATTGCTCTTAAACTAGGAAAACATAACGGCAACTTGGGGAATGCTGAATTCATGAGCTTAATTACTGAACTGAATGCAATTCCTAAAAAGATTGAAGAAGTTTTGAGTACTACCCATGAGCTGACTCAAAATATTGCCAAAGATTTTATCAAGACAACCAATTTCCTTTATTTAGGAAGAGGATATAACTATCCTGCCGCATTGGAAGGTGCCCTGAAGCTTAAGGAGATCTCTTATATACACGCAGAAGGATATCCGGCAGCAGAAATGAAGCACGGACCTATCGCTCTTATTGATGAGAACATGCCAATCGTTATTATTGCTCCTAAAAAAGGACACTATGATAAAATTGTGAGCAATGTTCAGGAAATTAAAGCCAGAAAAGGAAAAATCATTGCTGTTGTTAATAAAGGAGACCAGCAGGTAAGTTCAATGGCAGATTACGTGATTGAAATCCCTGAAACTTCAGAATGTTTCTCGCCAATCGTTGCATCAGTGCCTTTACAGCTATTGGCTTACTATATTGCTGTATACCGAGGAGCCAATGTAGATCAGCCAAGAAACTTAGCAAAATCGGTAACTGTGGAATAA
- a CDS encoding DUF4270 domain-containing protein — MTHTVKRTLAILFMAVFGSAFLYNCEPEADSLGEQLFIDGAAEGNVSSYDLIAYNIDNHDSIRSDASRLVEVINTSGISSSRFVLGAFSEGQFGMQKASYLTQLRMSTDNFSFGTTPKVDSVVLVLRPDVVADSVATLPLKDESILVGTETVPVSTEIKTYPTSFNYKYGKTKLGPGGTHTLMHINVDEITTFLDGNDVAFKRSNVVVGTGAALGSTVFNGTVTAKTITKKSDNSALFTSDAGIRIRLDKDFFQTKILDKNGKPELMDAANFTRYFKGIKLSVTDTDGYLLQISPESMEMIMYYTNEKNDNGTITRPQSTFKFLLTGGVGNARIGQYEYDRTNSAWAAAKSSINEVDGDAKLYAQGMGGPSIAVKIPDVTIAGLKESYLKDKNAIMSAKIRIYTDAATWSNNYKRTTDNLMILPVVKDSNGLLTSSGFISDLTAGFGMIKSYDLDKNPSYYDFVVTKTVKDIVEGSETNKILLVNTGKFVLTTAGALGGYKFTTRGFATERGVYVGSDKTNANRIQLKITYGTKK; from the coding sequence ATGACTCATACTGTTAAAAGGACCTTAGCCATACTTTTCATGGCGGTTTTCGGGAGCGCTTTTCTTTATAATTGCGAACCGGAGGCGGATTCGCTTGGCGAACAGCTTTTTATAGATGGTGCTGCGGAAGGCAATGTATCTTCTTATGACCTTATTGCTTATAATATTGATAATCACGATTCAATCAGAAGTGATGCCAGCAGACTGGTAGAAGTAATTAACACTTCCGGTATATCCTCATCCCGTTTTGTTCTTGGAGCTTTTTCAGAAGGACAGTTTGGTATGCAGAAAGCATCTTATCTTACCCAGTTAAGAATGAGCACGGATAATTTTAGCTTTGGGACTACTCCAAAGGTGGATTCTGTAGTTCTGGTGCTTAGACCTGATGTTGTTGCCGATTCAGTAGCTACGCTTCCTCTTAAGGATGAAAGCATATTAGTCGGAACCGAAACGGTACCTGTTTCTACGGAAATCAAGACATATCCTACCAGCTTTAATTATAAATATGGTAAAACAAAGTTAGGTCCGGGAGGAACACATACCTTAATGCATATTAATGTAGATGAAATTACAACCTTCCTGGATGGAAATGATGTGGCTTTCAAACGCTCTAACGTAGTTGTAGGTACTGGAGCAGCTTTAGGATCTACTGTATTTAACGGAACGGTAACTGCTAAGACAATTACTAAAAAGTCGGATAATTCAGCTTTATTTACTTCTGATGCAGGAATCAGAATTCGTTTGGACAAAGATTTTTTCCAAACCAAGATTCTTGACAAGAACGGTAAACCGGAGCTTATGGATGCGGCTAACTTTACAAGATATTTCAAAGGGATCAAGCTTTCTGTAACAGATACAGACGGATATCTTCTGCAGATTTCTCCGGAATCTATGGAAATGATCATGTATTATACCAACGAAAAGAATGATAACGGTACCATCACAAGACCACAATCTACCTTTAAGTTCTTGCTGACAGGAGGGGTGGGTAATGCCCGTATCGGTCAGTACGAATATGACAGAACAAATTCTGCATGGGCAGCTGCAAAATCATCCATCAATGAAGTTGATGGAGATGCCAAGCTTTATGCACAGGGAATGGGAGGGCCTTCTATTGCTGTGAAAATTCCTGATGTTACAATTGCCGGTCTTAAGGAATCATATCTAAAAGACAAGAACGCAATTATGAGTGCCAAGATCAGAATTTATACAGATGCTGCAACATGGAGCAATAATTATAAAAGAACGACTGATAACTTAATGATTCTTCCTGTTGTGAAAGATTCGAATGGATTGCTTACTTCTTCTGGATTTATTTCAGATTTAACAGCAGGGTTTGGGATGATAAAATCTTATGATTTAGATAAAAATCCATCTTATTATGACTTTGTAGTTACAAAAACAGTGAAAGATATTGTTGAAGGTTCAGAAACAAATAAAATACTTCTCGTTAATACCGGAAAGTTTGTTTTAACTACAGCAGGTGCACTAGGAGGTTATAAATTTACCACCCGAGGATTTGCAACGGAAAGAGGCGTTTATGTTGGTTCAGATAAAACCAATGCCAACAGAATTCAATTAAAAATTACTTACGGAACTAAAAAATAA
- a CDS encoding glycogen/starch synthase encodes MPNQKILYITTEMYPYQEDTNMAALVNKMALKMHNEGNDVRVFMPRFGQISERKFQLHEVIRLSGMNIIINDLDQPLIIKVASLPGERLQVYFIDNEEYFKRKQYYVDDEGNPFDDNDERAIFFARGVIETIKKLNWVPDVIHLNGWMSSFVPIYLKTYYESDTYFKDAKIILSLYNEKDAALDKNIAEKLTFDNISGLKALDNPTIKSFVIESMNYVDIVVKGDEFLDADLDKGFNETATSKSEYVDVDSINQLY; translated from the coding sequence ATGCCGAATCAAAAAATACTGTACATTACTACAGAGATGTATCCATATCAGGAAGATACGAATATGGCTGCATTGGTAAACAAAATGGCACTTAAGATGCACAATGAAGGCAATGATGTAAGAGTTTTTATGCCAAGATTTGGACAAATAAGTGAAAGAAAATTTCAACTTCATGAGGTGATCCGTCTTTCGGGAATGAACATTATTATCAATGATCTGGACCAGCCTTTAATTATTAAAGTAGCATCTCTTCCGGGGGAAAGACTTCAGGTTTACTTTATTGATAACGAAGAATACTTCAAAAGAAAACAATATTACGTAGATGATGAAGGAAATCCTTTTGACGATAACGACGAAAGAGCCATTTTCTTTGCGAGAGGAGTGATAGAAACCATCAAAAAATTAAACTGGGTTCCCGATGTAATTCACTTAAACGGATGGATGTCTTCCTTTGTTCCAATTTACCTAAAAACATACTACGAATCCGATACATATTTCAAAGACGCTAAAATCATCCTCTCTTTATACAATGAGAAGGACGCTGCACTGGACAAAAACATTGCCGAAAAACTGACATTCGATAATATTTCAGGATTAAAAGCGTTAGATAATCCGACAATCAAAAGTTTTGTTATTGAAAGTATGAACTATGTTGACATAGTAGTGAAAGGAGATGAGTTTCTGGATGCAGACCTTGACAAGGGTTTCAACGAAACAGCCACTTCAAAATCGGAATACGTTGACGTAGATTCTATAAACCAACTTTATTAA
- the panC gene encoding pantoate--beta-alanine ligase, producing the protein MEVIKNRKTLQDFIERQKEMGKKIGFAPTMGALHKGHLSLYEEARKDNDLVISSIFVNPTQFNNPEDLEKYPRDVNRDILILENSGLVDAVYIPEIADIYPEKTESRHYDFDGLENEMEGKSRPGHFDGVGTVVEELFRQVKPDHAYFGEKDFQQLAIIKKMVEKKHLPVKIIGVPIYRAENGLALSSRNQRLHEDRKEVSKVIYETLVKVNDWFRVITIPEIKERVTDIFDQQQGMKLEYFLIADENTLKETDFFYKDRNYRAFIVVVVDGVRLIDNMHLD; encoded by the coding sequence ATGGAAGTTATAAAGAATAGGAAAACCCTTCAGGATTTCATTGAAAGACAGAAAGAAATGGGAAAAAAGATAGGCTTTGCCCCTACTATGGGAGCGCTTCACAAAGGCCATCTTTCCCTTTATGAAGAAGCCAGAAAAGATAATGACCTGGTAATTTCTTCAATTTTTGTAAATCCTACCCAATTTAATAATCCGGAAGACCTTGAAAAATATCCTAGAGATGTGAACAGGGATATTCTTATCTTAGAAAACTCGGGATTGGTGGATGCAGTTTACATTCCTGAAATAGCTGATATCTATCCTGAAAAAACAGAAAGCCGGCATTATGATTTCGACGGACTGGAAAACGAAATGGAAGGAAAGTCAAGACCCGGACACTTTGATGGTGTGGGAACTGTGGTAGAAGAGCTTTTCCGACAGGTTAAACCGGACCATGCGTATTTTGGGGAAAAAGATTTCCAACAGCTTGCCATCATTAAAAAAATGGTTGAAAAGAAACATCTTCCGGTAAAGATCATAGGAGTTCCTATTTACAGAGCTGAAAACGGCCTGGCTTTGAGCTCAAGAAACCAAAGGCTTCATGAGGACAGAAAAGAAGTTTCAAAGGTTATTTATGAAACCCTGGTTAAGGTAAATGATTGGTTCCGCGTGATCACCATTCCTGAAATAAAAGAAAGAGTAACAGATATTTTTGACCAGCAGCAGGGAATGAAATTGGAATATTTCCTGATTGCCGACGAAAACACCTTAAAAGAAACAGATTTCTTCTATAAAGATAGAAATTACAGAGCATTCATCGTGGTGGTGGTAGATGGGGTGAGGCTTATTGACAACATGCACCTGGATTAA
- a CDS encoding shikimate kinase: MVISLIGYMGCGKSHISKILSDKINFKLIDLDKEISRRNKLTIPEIFEKKGEIQFRKLEREALEEILASEENVVLSLGGGTPVYYNNMEIINHSSKSIFLRASVNTLYERLTKQKEKRPLIANIPDEDLPEFIAKHLFERNAFYSKAQYSINTDSRTPEDIVQEIVEKLYL; encoded by the coding sequence ATGGTTATTTCACTGATCGGATACATGGGATGTGGCAAATCTCACATTTCCAAAATTTTAAGCGATAAAATAAATTTTAAACTCATAGACCTCGATAAAGAGATTTCCAGGAGAAATAAACTAACCATTCCTGAAATATTCGAAAAAAAGGGAGAAATTCAGTTTAGAAAGCTGGAAAGAGAGGCGCTGGAGGAAATTCTTGCTTCGGAAGAAAATGTGGTTTTAAGCCTGGGAGGAGGAACACCGGTTTATTATAATAATATGGAAATTATTAATCACAGCTCGAAGAGTATTTTTTTAAGGGCTTCCGTCAATACTTTATACGAAAGGCTTACCAAACAGAAAGAAAAAAGACCGCTGATAGCCAATATTCCGGATGAAGATCTGCCTGAATTCATCGCCAAACATCTATTTGAAAGAAATGCATTTTACAGCAAAGCACAGTACAGCATTAATACAGATTCAAGAACCCCGGAGGATATTGTTCAGGAAATAGTAGAAAAGCTCTATCTCTAG
- a CDS encoding RNA-binding S4 domain-containing protein: MRIDKFLWCIRFYKTRSIAAEEIKKNRVSMGTSAVKSSKEVKEGDIIKIRKNQIDYKIKVTQIPKSRMGAKLVPLHIQDVTDKEQYELLKLRKMSQDYYRSKGEGRPTKKDRREMDEYVGNDIASDFTDWDDFFGETADGTEENED; this comes from the coding sequence ATGAGAATAGATAAATTTTTATGGTGCATTCGTTTTTATAAGACGAGAAGTATTGCAGCAGAGGAAATTAAAAAGAACAGGGTTTCCATGGGAACGTCCGCCGTAAAGTCGTCTAAGGAGGTAAAAGAAGGGGATATCATCAAGATTCGCAAAAATCAGATTGATTATAAAATAAAGGTCACCCAGATCCCGAAAAGCAGGATGGGAGCCAAGCTTGTTCCCCTTCATATCCAGGATGTGACGGATAAAGAGCAGTATGAATTATTAAAGCTCCGCAAAATGTCACAGGATTATTATAGAAGCAAAGGTGAAGGAAGGCCTACCAAAAAGGACAGACGAGAGATGGATGAGTATGTAGGAAACGATATTGCTTCAGACTTTACAGACTGGGATGATTTCTTTGGGGAAACAGCAGATGGCACCGAAGAAAATGAAGATTAA
- a CDS encoding FMN-binding glutamate synthase family protein — MRDKFLSWGIVLVIATWIVALLIRAHYWIPILLSAIYALGGYNAYQSKHAILRNFPVLGYFRYFFESISPEMQQYFIERETDGKPFPRNQRSAVYRRAKNLSDTVAFGTQLEVNHRKYEGIKHSIYAKSPKEELPRVWVGGEQCTQPYHASLFNISAMSFGALSDRAQISLNRGAKKGNFYHNTGEGGISPYHMEGGDLCWQIGTGYFGCRDEEGKFNPELFEKYSTLPNVKMIEIKLSQGAKPGHGGVLPGVKNTPEIAKIRHVTPGMTVISPPSHSSFSDAAGLLRFVQQLRELSGGKPVGFKLCIGDTKEFEDICVQMNVLKIYPDFITIDGAEGGTGAAPPEFSDGVGMPLEPALIFVNRTLNNYNLRSKLRVIASGKVLTSLDILRAVAMGADMCNNARGFMFSLGCIQALRCNNNNCPTGVATQDKMLIKGLDVTDKSERVYHFHKNTLHTCNELIAAAGRSSYEEVDATMFMRGDEFDHLADLYFPDILGNVKQKARS; from the coding sequence ATGAGAGATAAGTTTTTATCTTGGGGAATTGTATTGGTAATTGCAACATGGATTGTCGCGTTACTGATCAGAGCACATTACTGGATACCCATCCTTTTATCTGCTATCTATGCATTGGGGGGTTATAACGCTTACCAGTCGAAACACGCTATTTTGAGGAACTTCCCGGTATTGGGGTACTTCAGGTACTTTTTCGAGAGTATCTCACCCGAAATGCAGCAGTACTTCATCGAAAGAGAGACAGATGGTAAGCCATTTCCCAGAAATCAGCGTTCTGCGGTGTACAGACGTGCAAAAAACCTGAGTGATACTGTTGCTTTCGGAACACAGTTAGAAGTTAATCACAGAAAATATGAAGGAATCAAGCATTCCATTTATGCAAAATCACCTAAAGAAGAGCTTCCGAGGGTATGGGTTGGGGGAGAGCAGTGTACTCAGCCTTACCATGCCTCTCTCTTTAATATTTCAGCAATGAGTTTTGGAGCGTTAAGCGACAGGGCACAGATTTCCCTGAACAGAGGAGCTAAAAAAGGAAATTTCTATCACAATACAGGGGAAGGTGGTATTTCTCCATATCACATGGAAGGAGGGGACCTTTGCTGGCAGATCGGAACCGGATATTTCGGCTGCCGTGATGAAGAAGGGAAATTTAACCCGGAACTGTTTGAAAAGTATTCCACCCTTCCCAATGTAAAGATGATTGAAATTAAACTTTCCCAGGGTGCAAAGCCGGGACATGGAGGAGTGCTTCCGGGGGTGAAGAATACGCCTGAGATTGCAAAAATCCGTCACGTCACTCCGGGAATGACTGTTATCTCACCGCCATCCCATTCCTCATTTTCTGATGCAGCCGGTTTGTTGAGGTTTGTACAGCAGCTTAGAGAGCTTTCAGGAGGCAAACCAGTCGGTTTCAAACTTTGTATTGGGGATACCAAAGAGTTCGAGGATATCTGTGTACAGATGAATGTTTTAAAAATCTATCCTGATTTTATTACTATAGACGGAGCAGAAGGAGGAACAGGAGCAGCACCGCCGGAATTCTCAGATGGAGTGGGGATGCCTTTGGAGCCGGCTCTGATCTTTGTAAACAGAACATTGAATAATTATAATTTAAGAAGCAAACTGCGGGTAATTGCAAGCGGAAAAGTGCTGACAAGCTTAGATATTCTCAGAGCCGTAGCTATGGGCGCGGATATGTGTAATAATGCAAGAGGATTTATGTTCTCCCTAGGATGTATCCAGGCTTTAAGATGTAACAATAACAACTGTCCTACAGGCGTTGCCACTCAGGATAAAATGCTGATTAAAGGCCTTGATGTTACTGATAAAAGTGAAAGAGTCTACCATTTTCATAAAAACACCCTTCATACCTGCAATGAACTGATTGCAGCAGCAGGAAGAAGCTCTTACGAAGAAGTAGATGCTACAATGTTCATGAGAGGAGATGAGTTTGATCATCTGGCAGATCTTTACTTCCCGGATATTTTAGGAAATGTAAAGCAGAAAGCAAGATCGTAG
- the mtaB gene encoding tRNA (N(6)-L-threonylcarbamoyladenosine(37)-C(2))-methylthiotransferase MtaB: MSTFHGTAAFHTLGCKLNFAETSTIARQLTDAGYDKVSFDDKADVYVINTCSVTENADRECKLHVKRAMKANPEGLVVIVGCYAQLKPEEISQIEGVDLVLGAKEKFNILSYLDDLEKSESEGVVHSCEIEETDFFIGSYSIGDRTRAFLKVQDGCDYKCTYCTIPLARGISRSDTIENVIKNAREIAERDIKEIVLTGVNIGDYGKGEFGNKRHEHTFLDLISELDQVEGIERIRISSIEPNLLKDESIDLVSKSKSFVPHFHIPLQSGCDDLLKKMKRRYLTKLYNDRVNKIREVMPDAAIGVDVIVGFPGETEEKFMETYNFLNGLPITYLHVFTYSERENTEAADMDGVVPIPERKKRNKMLRILSEKKKMAFYQTQLGKTLPVLWEHENKDGKMYGFTENYVRVQKDFDSASVNQIEFLNLEKILSDGTVSVQSSFESFLAKA, translated from the coding sequence ATGTCTACTTTTCACGGAACTGCCGCATTTCATACCCTCGGCTGCAAATTAAATTTTGCGGAAACATCTACTATTGCCCGTCAATTGACAGATGCAGGTTATGATAAGGTAAGCTTTGATGATAAAGCGGATGTTTATGTGATCAATACCTGTTCAGTAACTGAAAATGCAGACCGTGAGTGTAAACTTCATGTGAAGCGTGCCATGAAAGCCAATCCTGAAGGGCTGGTGGTTATCGTAGGATGCTATGCCCAGCTGAAACCTGAAGAAATTTCGCAGATTGAAGGTGTGGATCTCGTTCTGGGAGCCAAAGAAAAGTTCAATATCCTGAGCTATCTCGATGATCTGGAAAAATCTGAAAGTGAAGGAGTGGTTCATTCATGCGAAATTGAAGAAACGGATTTCTTTATCGGAAGCTATTCAATTGGTGACAGAACAAGGGCTTTCCTGAAAGTACAGGACGGATGCGATTACAAATGTACATACTGTACCATTCCACTGGCCAGGGGAATTTCTCGTTCAGATACCATCGAAAACGTAATCAAAAATGCCAGGGAAATTGCTGAAAGAGACATCAAAGAAATTGTTCTTACCGGTGTAAATATCGGAGATTACGGTAAAGGCGAATTCGGTAATAAAAGACACGAACATACTTTTTTAGATTTAATTTCAGAGCTTGATCAGGTAGAAGGAATCGAAAGAATCCGTATCTCTTCCATAGAGCCGAATCTTTTAAAAGATGAAAGCATTGATCTTGTTTCCAAAAGCAAAAGTTTTGTTCCTCATTTTCATATCCCGCTGCAGTCAGGATGCGATGATTTATTGAAAAAAATGAAGCGCCGTTACCTTACCAAACTGTATAATGACAGGGTCAATAAAATCCGTGAGGTAATGCCGGATGCTGCCATTGGTGTAGACGTTATTGTTGGATTCCCCGGTGAAACAGAAGAAAAATTCATGGAAACCTATAACTTCCTAAACGGACTTCCTATTACTTATCTTCACGTATTTACCTATTCTGAAAGAGAAAATACGGAAGCTGCCGATATGGATGGTGTAGTACCAATCCCGGAAAGAAAAAAACGTAATAAAATGCTCAGAATCCTTTCTGAAAAGAAAAAAATGGCATTTTACCAGACCCAGCTTGGAAAAACACTTCCTGTTCTTTGGGAGCACGAAAATAAAGACGGTAAAATGTATGGCTTCACGGAAAACTATGTGAGAGTCCAGAAAGATTTTGATTCCGCATCCGTTAATCAGATTGAATTTCTAAATTTAGAAAAAATCCTGTCAGATGGCACGGTTTCTGTGCAGTCATCCTTCGAAAGTTTTTTAGCAAAAGCGTAG